One genomic region from Equus asinus isolate D_3611 breed Donkey chromosome 8, EquAss-T2T_v2, whole genome shotgun sequence encodes:
- the MDGA1 gene encoding MAM domain-containing glycosylphosphatidylinositol anchor protein 1 isoform X3, with amino-acid sequence MEVTCLLLLALIPFHCRGQGVYAPAQAQIVHAGQACVVKEDNISERVYTIREGDTLVLQCLVTGHPRPQVRWTKTAGSASDKFQETSVFNETLRIERIARTQGGRYYCKAENGVGVPAIKSIRVDVQYLDEPVLTVHQTVSDVRGNFYQEKTVFLRCTVNSNPPARFIWKRGSDTLSHSQDNGVDIYEPLYTQGETKVLKLKNLRPQDYASYTCQVSVRNVCGIPDKAITFRLTNTTAMKNATFQITPDVIKESENIQLGQDLKLSCHVDAVPQEKVTYQWFKNGKPARMSKRLLVTRNDPELPAVTSSLELIDLHFSDYGTYLCVASFPGAPVPDFSVEVNISSETVPPTISVPKGRAVVTVREGSPAELQCEVRGKPRPPVLWSRVDKEAALLPSGLPLEETPDGKLRLERVSRDMSGTYRCQTARYNGFNVRPREAQVQLNVQFPPEVEPSSQDVRQALGRPVLLRCSLLRGSPQRIASALWRFKGQLLPPPPAVPVAAEAPDHSELRLDAVTRDSSGSYECSVSNDVGSAACLFQVSAKAYSPEFYFDTPNPTRSHKLSKNYSYVLQWTQREPDAVDPVLNYRLSVRQLNQHNTMVKAIPVRRVEKGQLLEYILTDLRVPHSYEVRLTPYTTFGAGDMASRIIHYTEPINSPNLSDNTCHFEDEKICGYTQDLTDNFDWTRQNALTQNPKRSPNTGPPTDISGTPEGYYMFIETSRPRELGDRARLVSPLYNASAKFYCVSFFYHMYGKHIGSLNLLVRSRNKGALDTHAWSLSGNKGNVWQQAHVPINPSGPFQIIFEGVRGSGYLGDIAIDDVTLKKGECPRKQMDPNKVVVMPGSGAPRRPCPQLWGPMAIFLLALQR; translated from the exons GTGCGGTGGACCAAGACTGCGGGCAGCGCGTCTGACAAGTTCCAGGAGACGTCGGTGTTCAATGAGACTCTGCGCATCGAGCGCATCGCGCGCACCCAGGGCGGCCGCTACTACTGCAAGGCCGAGAACGGCGTGGGCGTGCCCGCCATCAAGTCCATCCGCGTGGACGTGCAGT ACCTGGACGAGCCAGTGTTGACGGTGCACCAGACAGTGAGCGATGTTCGAGGCAACTTCTACCAGGAGAAGACAGTGTTCCTGCGCTGCACTGTCAACTCCAACCCGCCAGCCCGCTTCATCTGGAAGCGGGGCTCTGACACCCTGTCCCACAGCCAGGACAATGGCGTCGACATCTATGAGCCTCTCTACACCCAG GGGGAGACCAAGGTCCTGAAACTGAAGAACCTGCGGCCCCAGGACTATGCCAGCTACACCTGCCAGGTGTCTGTACGCAATGTGTGCGGCATCCCGGACAAGGCCATCACCTTCCGGCTCACCAACACCACGG CCATGAAGAATGCCACATTCCAGATCACCCCAGATGTGATCAAAGAGAGTGAGAACATACAGCTGGGCCAGGACCTGAAGCTGTCGTGCCATGTGGATGCAGTGCCCCAGGAGAAGGTGACCTACCAGTGGTTCAAGAACGGCAAGCCGGCTCGCATGTCCAAGAGGCTGCTGGTGACCCGAAATGACCCTGAGTTGCCCGCCGTCACGAGCAGCCTAGAGCTCATTGACCTGCATTTCAGCGACTACGGCACCTACCTGTGCGTGGCATCCTTCCCAGGGGCACCAGTGCCTGACTTCAGTGTCGAGGTCAACATCTCCTCTGAGACAG tgCCGCCTACCATCAGTGTGCCCAAGGGCAGGGCCGTGGTGACTGTGCGCGAGGGCTCCCCGGCCGAGCTGCAGTGCGAGGTGCGGGGCAAGCCGCGGCCGCCCGTGCTCTGGTCTCGCGTGGACAAGGAGGCTGCGCTGCTGCCCTCGGGGCTGCCCCTGGAGGAGACCCCGGACGGCAAGCTGCGGCTGGAGCGGGTGAGCCGCGACATGAGTGGGACCTACCGCTGCCAGACGGCTCGCTATAATGGCTTCAACGTGCGCCCCCGCGAGGCCCAGGTGCAGCTGAACGTGCAGT tccCGCCGGAGGTGGAGCCCAGCTCCCAGGATGTGCGCCAGGCGCTGGGCCGGCCCGTGCTCCTGCGCTGCTCGCTGCTCCGAGGCAGCCCCCAGCGCATCGCCTCGGCCCTGTGGCGCTTCAAAGGGCAGCTGCTGCCTCCGCCGCCCGCCGTCCCCGTCGCCGCTGAGGCCCCCGACCACTCCGAGCTGCGCCTCGACGCCGTCACCCGCGACAGTAGTGGCAGCTACGAGTGCAGCGTCTCCAACGACGTGGGCTCGGCGGCCTGCCTGTTCCAGGTCTCGG CCAAAGCCTACAGCCCGGAGTTTTACTTCgacacccccaaccccacccgcaGCCACAAGCTGTCCAAGAACTACTCCTACGTGCTGCAGTGGACCCAGAGGGAGCCTGACGCCGTCGACCCTGTACTCAACTACAGACTCAGTGTCCGCCAG TTGAATCAGCACAACACCATGGTGAAGGCCATCCCGGTGCGGCGCGTGGAGAAGGGACAGCTGCTGGAGTACATCCTGACTGACCTCCGCGTGCCCCACAGCTATGAGGTCCGCCTTACGCCCTATACCACCTTCGGGGCTGGTGACATGGCCTCCCGCATCATCCACTACACGGAGC CCATCAACTCTCCCAACCTATCAG ACAACACCTGTCACTTTGAGGATGAGAAAATCTGTGGCTACACCCAGGACCTGACAGACAACTTTGACTGGACACGGCAGAACGCCCTCACCCAGAACCCCAAACGCTCTCCCAACACTGGTCCCCCCACTGACATCAGCGGCACTCCAGAGG GCTACTACATGTTCATTGAGACGTCCAGGCCCCGGGAGCTGGGGGACCGTGCGCGGTTGGTGAGTCCCCTGTACAACGCCAGCGCCAAGTTCTACTGCGTCTCCTTCTTCTACCACATGTATGGGAAGCACATCG GCTCCCTCAACCTCCTGGTGCGGTCCCGGAATAAAGGGGCCCTGGACACGCACGCCTGGTCCCTCAGTGGCAATAAGGGCAATGTGTGGCAGCAGGCCCATGTGCCCATCAACCCCAGCGGACCCTTCCAG ATTATTTTTGAGGGGGTTCGAGGTTCAGGCTACCTGGGGGATATCGCCATAGACGATGTCACACTGAAGAAGGGGGAGTGTCCCCGGAAGCAGATGGATCCCAATAAAG TGGTGGTGATGCCGGGCAGTGGAGCCCCTCGCCGGCCCTGCCCGCAGCTCTGGGGGCCTATGGCCATCTTTCTCTTGGCGTTGCAGAGATGA
- the MDGA1 gene encoding MAM domain-containing glycosylphosphatidylinositol anchor protein 1 isoform X1, giving the protein MEVTCLLLLALIPFHCRGQGVYAPAQAQIVHAGQACVVKEDNISERVYTIREGDTLVLQCLVTGHPRPQVRWTKTAGSASDKFQETSVFNETLRIERIARTQGGRYYCKAENGVGVPAIKSIRVDVQYLDEPVLTVHQTVSDVRGNFYQEKTVFLRCTVNSNPPARFIWKRGSDTLSHSQDNGVDIYEPLYTQGETKVLKLKNLRPQDYASYTCQVSVRNVCGIPDKAITFRLTNTTAPPALKLSVNETLVVNPGENVTVQCLLTGGDPLPQLQWSHGPGPLPLGALAQGGTLSIPSVQARDSGYYNCTATNNVGNPAKKTVNLLVRSMKNATFQITPDVIKESENIQLGQDLKLSCHVDAVPQEKVTYQWFKNGKPARMSKRLLVTRNDPELPAVTSSLELIDLHFSDYGTYLCVASFPGAPVPDFSVEVNISSETVPPTISVPKGRAVVTVREGSPAELQCEVRGKPRPPVLWSRVDKEAALLPSGLPLEETPDGKLRLERVSRDMSGTYRCQTARYNGFNVRPREAQVQLNVQFPPEVEPSSQDVRQALGRPVLLRCSLLRGSPQRIASALWRFKGQLLPPPPAVPVAAEAPDHSELRLDAVTRDSSGSYECSVSNDVGSAACLFQVSAKAYSPEFYFDTPNPTRSHKLSKNYSYVLQWTQREPDAVDPVLNYRLSVRQLNQHNTMVKAIPVRRVEKGQLLEYILTDLRVPHSYEVRLTPYTTFGAGDMASRIIHYTEPINSPNLSDNTCHFEDEKICGYTQDLTDNFDWTRQNALTQNPKRSPNTGPPTDISGTPEGYYMFIETSRPRELGDRARLVSPLYNASAKFYCVSFFYHMYGKHIGSLNLLVRSRNKGALDTHAWSLSGNKGNVWQQAHVPINPSGPFQIIFEGVRGSGYLGDIAIDDVTLKKGECPRKQMDPNKEMMRAVWPPHPAPGTPKCPHRTKD; this is encoded by the exons GTGCGGTGGACCAAGACTGCGGGCAGCGCGTCTGACAAGTTCCAGGAGACGTCGGTGTTCAATGAGACTCTGCGCATCGAGCGCATCGCGCGCACCCAGGGCGGCCGCTACTACTGCAAGGCCGAGAACGGCGTGGGCGTGCCCGCCATCAAGTCCATCCGCGTGGACGTGCAGT ACCTGGACGAGCCAGTGTTGACGGTGCACCAGACAGTGAGCGATGTTCGAGGCAACTTCTACCAGGAGAAGACAGTGTTCCTGCGCTGCACTGTCAACTCCAACCCGCCAGCCCGCTTCATCTGGAAGCGGGGCTCTGACACCCTGTCCCACAGCCAGGACAATGGCGTCGACATCTATGAGCCTCTCTACACCCAG GGGGAGACCAAGGTCCTGAAACTGAAGAACCTGCGGCCCCAGGACTATGCCAGCTACACCTGCCAGGTGTCTGTACGCAATGTGTGCGGCATCCCGGACAAGGCCATCACCTTCCGGCTCACCAACACCACGG CACCACCAGCCCTGAAGCTGTCTGTGAACGAAACTCTGGTGGTGAACCCTGGGGAGAATGTGACGGTGCAGTGTCTGCTGACAGGCGGTGATCCCCTACCCCAGCTGCAGTGGTCCCATGGGCCGGGCCCGCTGCCCCTGGGTGCTCTGGCCCAGGGTGGCACCCTCAGCATCCCTTCAGTGCAGGCCCGGGACTCTGGCTACTACAACTGCACAGCCACCAACAATGTGGGCAACCCTGCCAAGAAGACCGTCAACCTCCTGGTGCGAT CCATGAAGAATGCCACATTCCAGATCACCCCAGATGTGATCAAAGAGAGTGAGAACATACAGCTGGGCCAGGACCTGAAGCTGTCGTGCCATGTGGATGCAGTGCCCCAGGAGAAGGTGACCTACCAGTGGTTCAAGAACGGCAAGCCGGCTCGCATGTCCAAGAGGCTGCTGGTGACCCGAAATGACCCTGAGTTGCCCGCCGTCACGAGCAGCCTAGAGCTCATTGACCTGCATTTCAGCGACTACGGCACCTACCTGTGCGTGGCATCCTTCCCAGGGGCACCAGTGCCTGACTTCAGTGTCGAGGTCAACATCTCCTCTGAGACAG tgCCGCCTACCATCAGTGTGCCCAAGGGCAGGGCCGTGGTGACTGTGCGCGAGGGCTCCCCGGCCGAGCTGCAGTGCGAGGTGCGGGGCAAGCCGCGGCCGCCCGTGCTCTGGTCTCGCGTGGACAAGGAGGCTGCGCTGCTGCCCTCGGGGCTGCCCCTGGAGGAGACCCCGGACGGCAAGCTGCGGCTGGAGCGGGTGAGCCGCGACATGAGTGGGACCTACCGCTGCCAGACGGCTCGCTATAATGGCTTCAACGTGCGCCCCCGCGAGGCCCAGGTGCAGCTGAACGTGCAGT tccCGCCGGAGGTGGAGCCCAGCTCCCAGGATGTGCGCCAGGCGCTGGGCCGGCCCGTGCTCCTGCGCTGCTCGCTGCTCCGAGGCAGCCCCCAGCGCATCGCCTCGGCCCTGTGGCGCTTCAAAGGGCAGCTGCTGCCTCCGCCGCCCGCCGTCCCCGTCGCCGCTGAGGCCCCCGACCACTCCGAGCTGCGCCTCGACGCCGTCACCCGCGACAGTAGTGGCAGCTACGAGTGCAGCGTCTCCAACGACGTGGGCTCGGCGGCCTGCCTGTTCCAGGTCTCGG CCAAAGCCTACAGCCCGGAGTTTTACTTCgacacccccaaccccacccgcaGCCACAAGCTGTCCAAGAACTACTCCTACGTGCTGCAGTGGACCCAGAGGGAGCCTGACGCCGTCGACCCTGTACTCAACTACAGACTCAGTGTCCGCCAG TTGAATCAGCACAACACCATGGTGAAGGCCATCCCGGTGCGGCGCGTGGAGAAGGGACAGCTGCTGGAGTACATCCTGACTGACCTCCGCGTGCCCCACAGCTATGAGGTCCGCCTTACGCCCTATACCACCTTCGGGGCTGGTGACATGGCCTCCCGCATCATCCACTACACGGAGC CCATCAACTCTCCCAACCTATCAG ACAACACCTGTCACTTTGAGGATGAGAAAATCTGTGGCTACACCCAGGACCTGACAGACAACTTTGACTGGACACGGCAGAACGCCCTCACCCAGAACCCCAAACGCTCTCCCAACACTGGTCCCCCCACTGACATCAGCGGCACTCCAGAGG GCTACTACATGTTCATTGAGACGTCCAGGCCCCGGGAGCTGGGGGACCGTGCGCGGTTGGTGAGTCCCCTGTACAACGCCAGCGCCAAGTTCTACTGCGTCTCCTTCTTCTACCACATGTATGGGAAGCACATCG GCTCCCTCAACCTCCTGGTGCGGTCCCGGAATAAAGGGGCCCTGGACACGCACGCCTGGTCCCTCAGTGGCAATAAGGGCAATGTGTGGCAGCAGGCCCATGTGCCCATCAACCCCAGCGGACCCTTCCAG ATTATTTTTGAGGGGGTTCGAGGTTCAGGCTACCTGGGGGATATCGCCATAGACGATGTCACACTGAAGAAGGGGGAGTGTCCCCGGAAGCAGATGGATCCCAATAAAG AGATGATGAGAGCTGTgtggcccccccaccccgcccccggcACACCAAAGTGTCCACATCGTACCAAAGACTGA
- the MDGA1 gene encoding MAM domain-containing glycosylphosphatidylinositol anchor protein 1 isoform X2 — MEVTCLLLLALIPFHCRGQGVYAPAQAQIVHAGQACVVKEDNISERVYTIREGDTLVLQCLVTGHPRPQVRWTKTAGSASDKFQETSVFNETLRIERIARTQGGRYYCKAENGVGVPAIKSIRVDVQYLDEPVLTVHQTVSDVRGNFYQEKTVFLRCTVNSNPPARFIWKRGSDTLSHSQDNGVDIYEPLYTQGETKVLKLKNLRPQDYASYTCQVSVRNVCGIPDKAITFRLTNTTAPPALKLSVNETLVVNPGENVTVQCLLTGGDPLPQLQWSHGPGPLPLGALAQGGTLSIPSVQARDSGYYNCTATNNVGNPAKKTVNLLVRSMKNATFQITPDVIKESENIQLGQDLKLSCHVDAVPQEKVTYQWFKNGKPARMSKRLLVTRNDPELPAVTSSLELIDLHFSDYGTYLCVASFPGAPVPDFSVEVNISSETVPPTISVPKGRAVVTVREGSPAELQCEVRGKPRPPVLWSRVDKEAALLPSGLPLEETPDGKLRLERVSRDMSGTYRCQTARYNGFNVRPREAQVQLNVQFPPEVEPSSQDVRQALGRPVLLRCSLLRGSPQRIASALWRFKGQLLPPPPAVPVAAEAPDHSELRLDAVTRDSSGSYECSVSNDVGSAACLFQVSAKAYSPEFYFDTPNPTRSHKLSKNYSYVLQWTQREPDAVDPVLNYRLSVRQLNQHNTMVKAIPVRRVEKGQLLEYILTDLRVPHSYEVRLTPYTTFGAGDMASRIIHYTEPINSPNLSDNTCHFEDEKICGYTQDLTDNFDWTRQNALTQNPKRSPNTGPPTDISGTPEGYYMFIETSRPRELGDRARLVSPLYNASAKFYCVSFFYHMYGKHIGSLNLLVRSRNKGALDTHAWSLSGNKGNVWQQAHVPINPSGPFQIIFEGVRGSGYLGDIAIDDVTLKKGECPRKQMDPNKVVVMPGSGAPRRPCPQLWGPMAIFLLALQR, encoded by the exons GTGCGGTGGACCAAGACTGCGGGCAGCGCGTCTGACAAGTTCCAGGAGACGTCGGTGTTCAATGAGACTCTGCGCATCGAGCGCATCGCGCGCACCCAGGGCGGCCGCTACTACTGCAAGGCCGAGAACGGCGTGGGCGTGCCCGCCATCAAGTCCATCCGCGTGGACGTGCAGT ACCTGGACGAGCCAGTGTTGACGGTGCACCAGACAGTGAGCGATGTTCGAGGCAACTTCTACCAGGAGAAGACAGTGTTCCTGCGCTGCACTGTCAACTCCAACCCGCCAGCCCGCTTCATCTGGAAGCGGGGCTCTGACACCCTGTCCCACAGCCAGGACAATGGCGTCGACATCTATGAGCCTCTCTACACCCAG GGGGAGACCAAGGTCCTGAAACTGAAGAACCTGCGGCCCCAGGACTATGCCAGCTACACCTGCCAGGTGTCTGTACGCAATGTGTGCGGCATCCCGGACAAGGCCATCACCTTCCGGCTCACCAACACCACGG CACCACCAGCCCTGAAGCTGTCTGTGAACGAAACTCTGGTGGTGAACCCTGGGGAGAATGTGACGGTGCAGTGTCTGCTGACAGGCGGTGATCCCCTACCCCAGCTGCAGTGGTCCCATGGGCCGGGCCCGCTGCCCCTGGGTGCTCTGGCCCAGGGTGGCACCCTCAGCATCCCTTCAGTGCAGGCCCGGGACTCTGGCTACTACAACTGCACAGCCACCAACAATGTGGGCAACCCTGCCAAGAAGACCGTCAACCTCCTGGTGCGAT CCATGAAGAATGCCACATTCCAGATCACCCCAGATGTGATCAAAGAGAGTGAGAACATACAGCTGGGCCAGGACCTGAAGCTGTCGTGCCATGTGGATGCAGTGCCCCAGGAGAAGGTGACCTACCAGTGGTTCAAGAACGGCAAGCCGGCTCGCATGTCCAAGAGGCTGCTGGTGACCCGAAATGACCCTGAGTTGCCCGCCGTCACGAGCAGCCTAGAGCTCATTGACCTGCATTTCAGCGACTACGGCACCTACCTGTGCGTGGCATCCTTCCCAGGGGCACCAGTGCCTGACTTCAGTGTCGAGGTCAACATCTCCTCTGAGACAG tgCCGCCTACCATCAGTGTGCCCAAGGGCAGGGCCGTGGTGACTGTGCGCGAGGGCTCCCCGGCCGAGCTGCAGTGCGAGGTGCGGGGCAAGCCGCGGCCGCCCGTGCTCTGGTCTCGCGTGGACAAGGAGGCTGCGCTGCTGCCCTCGGGGCTGCCCCTGGAGGAGACCCCGGACGGCAAGCTGCGGCTGGAGCGGGTGAGCCGCGACATGAGTGGGACCTACCGCTGCCAGACGGCTCGCTATAATGGCTTCAACGTGCGCCCCCGCGAGGCCCAGGTGCAGCTGAACGTGCAGT tccCGCCGGAGGTGGAGCCCAGCTCCCAGGATGTGCGCCAGGCGCTGGGCCGGCCCGTGCTCCTGCGCTGCTCGCTGCTCCGAGGCAGCCCCCAGCGCATCGCCTCGGCCCTGTGGCGCTTCAAAGGGCAGCTGCTGCCTCCGCCGCCCGCCGTCCCCGTCGCCGCTGAGGCCCCCGACCACTCCGAGCTGCGCCTCGACGCCGTCACCCGCGACAGTAGTGGCAGCTACGAGTGCAGCGTCTCCAACGACGTGGGCTCGGCGGCCTGCCTGTTCCAGGTCTCGG CCAAAGCCTACAGCCCGGAGTTTTACTTCgacacccccaaccccacccgcaGCCACAAGCTGTCCAAGAACTACTCCTACGTGCTGCAGTGGACCCAGAGGGAGCCTGACGCCGTCGACCCTGTACTCAACTACAGACTCAGTGTCCGCCAG TTGAATCAGCACAACACCATGGTGAAGGCCATCCCGGTGCGGCGCGTGGAGAAGGGACAGCTGCTGGAGTACATCCTGACTGACCTCCGCGTGCCCCACAGCTATGAGGTCCGCCTTACGCCCTATACCACCTTCGGGGCTGGTGACATGGCCTCCCGCATCATCCACTACACGGAGC CCATCAACTCTCCCAACCTATCAG ACAACACCTGTCACTTTGAGGATGAGAAAATCTGTGGCTACACCCAGGACCTGACAGACAACTTTGACTGGACACGGCAGAACGCCCTCACCCAGAACCCCAAACGCTCTCCCAACACTGGTCCCCCCACTGACATCAGCGGCACTCCAGAGG GCTACTACATGTTCATTGAGACGTCCAGGCCCCGGGAGCTGGGGGACCGTGCGCGGTTGGTGAGTCCCCTGTACAACGCCAGCGCCAAGTTCTACTGCGTCTCCTTCTTCTACCACATGTATGGGAAGCACATCG GCTCCCTCAACCTCCTGGTGCGGTCCCGGAATAAAGGGGCCCTGGACACGCACGCCTGGTCCCTCAGTGGCAATAAGGGCAATGTGTGGCAGCAGGCCCATGTGCCCATCAACCCCAGCGGACCCTTCCAG ATTATTTTTGAGGGGGTTCGAGGTTCAGGCTACCTGGGGGATATCGCCATAGACGATGTCACACTGAAGAAGGGGGAGTGTCCCCGGAAGCAGATGGATCCCAATAAAG TGGTGGTGATGCCGGGCAGTGGAGCCCCTCGCCGGCCCTGCCCGCAGCTCTGGGGGCCTATGGCCATCTTTCTCTTGGCGTTGCAGAGATGA